One genomic region from Antedon mediterranea chromosome 3, ecAntMedi1.1, whole genome shotgun sequence encodes:
- the LOC140045195 gene encoding selenocysteine lyase-like isoform X2, with amino-acid sequence MSILFFRVYLDYNATTYLEADVLQEIHRALETAWGNPSSSYKAGKDAKEIINTARSHVAEMVGGQSDDIIFTSGGTEANNMVFHTVLKYFKDVFPSVDNGTVQSRPHIITSNMEHDSVKLPLEHFVKEGIIDVTYISASKLTGMVNVDDVIAAIRPTTCLITIMMANNETGIIQPISEISKRVKSITRNEKDEVKQILLHTDAAQAIGKIPVDVQELEVDYLTIVGHKFYGPRIGALYVRGPGKDTPLHPMFFGGGQERNFRPGTENTGMIAGLGKAAELVVKHLPSYQNHMREIRDYLESRLQDVFDDRIHFNGRFTGSHRIPNTCNVSIKGPKLKGYKILECVKHLEASVGAACHSENRCQPSHILLSIGIPWDIASTALRLSTGRHTTKEDIDIVIEDLKQAVSLLEESM; translated from the exons ATGTCTATACTTTTTTTCAGAGTGTATCTCGACTACAATGCAACAACTTATCTTGAGGCAGACGTTTTGCAAGAAATCCACAGGGCCTTGGAAACAGCCTGGGGAAACCCAAGTAGTTCATATAAAGCAG GGAAAGATGCAAAAGAAATTATAAACACTGCAAGATCACATGTTGCAGAAATGGTTGGCGGTCAGAGTGATGACATCATTTTCACATCAGGAGGAACAGAA GCGAATAACATGGTTTTCCATACAGTACTGAAATACTTTAAAGACGTTTTCCCTTCAGTTGATAATGGAACAGTCCAATCAAGACCACATATTATCACCTCGAATATGGAACATGATTCTGTGAAGTTACCACTTGAGCATTTCGTCAAAGAAGGCATAATTG ATGTGACATATATTTCAGCATCCAAACTCACAGGCATGGTGAatgttgatgatgtcatagcagcTATTCGCCCAACAACATGTTTAATCACAATAATGATGGCTAACAATGAAACTGGAATAATACAA CCAATTTCAGAAATTAGCAAGCGTGTGAAATCCATAACAAGAAATGAGAAAGACGAGGTGAAACAGATACTACTGCATACTGATGCAGCCCAAGCTATTGGAAAAATTCCAGTCGACGTGCAAGAACTTGAGGTTGACTATCTTACTATTGTAGGCCATAAA tTTTATGGACCAAGAATTGGGGCTTTATATGTCAGAGGTCCCGGTAAAGACACTCCATTGCATCCGATGTTTTTTGGTGGTGGGCAAGAGAGAAACTTCAGACCAGG AACTGAAAATACAGGGATGATTGCCGGACTGGGCAag GCTGCAGAACTTGTTGTTAAACACCTACCATCATACCAAAATCATATGAGAGAAATTAGAGATTATTTAGAATCAAGGCTACAG GATGTGTTTGACGATAGAATACATTTTAATGGTCGATTTACTGGAAGTCACAGAATACCAAATACATGTAATGTGTCAATAAAAGGACCTAAGTTAAAAG GCTACAAGATTTTAGAATGTGTAAAACACTTGGAAGCTAGTGTTGGTGCAGCCTGCCATTCAGAAAACCGTTGCCA ACCATCACACATTCTGTTATCCATTGGCATACCATGGGACATAGCATCAACCGCATTGAGACTCAGTACTGGCCGTCATACAACTAAAGAAGATATTGATATTGTTATTGAAGATCTAAAACAAGCTGTTTCTCTACTAGAAG AGTCGATGTAA
- the LOC140045195 gene encoding selenocysteine lyase-like isoform X1 — protein sequence MSNLEILRRVYLDYNATTYLEADVLQEIHRALETAWGNPSSSYKAGKDAKEIINTARSHVAEMVGGQSDDIIFTSGGTEANNMVFHTVLKYFKDVFPSVDNGTVQSRPHIITSNMEHDSVKLPLEHFVKEGIIDVTYISASKLTGMVNVDDVIAAIRPTTCLITIMMANNETGIIQPISEISKRVKSITRNEKDEVKQILLHTDAAQAIGKIPVDVQELEVDYLTIVGHKFYGPRIGALYVRGPGKDTPLHPMFFGGGQERNFRPGTENTGMIAGLGKAAELVVKHLPSYQNHMREIRDYLESRLQDVFDDRIHFNGRFTGSHRIPNTCNVSIKGPKLKGYKILECVKHLEASVGAACHSENRCQPSHILLSIGIPWDIASTALRLSTGRHTTKEDIDIVIEDLKQAVSLLEESM from the exons ATGTCCAATTTAGAGATTTTACGACG AGTGTATCTCGACTACAATGCAACAACTTATCTTGAGGCAGACGTTTTGCAAGAAATCCACAGGGCCTTGGAAACAGCCTGGGGAAACCCAAGTAGTTCATATAAAGCAG GGAAAGATGCAAAAGAAATTATAAACACTGCAAGATCACATGTTGCAGAAATGGTTGGCGGTCAGAGTGATGACATCATTTTCACATCAGGAGGAACAGAA GCGAATAACATGGTTTTCCATACAGTACTGAAATACTTTAAAGACGTTTTCCCTTCAGTTGATAATGGAACAGTCCAATCAAGACCACATATTATCACCTCGAATATGGAACATGATTCTGTGAAGTTACCACTTGAGCATTTCGTCAAAGAAGGCATAATTG ATGTGACATATATTTCAGCATCCAAACTCACAGGCATGGTGAatgttgatgatgtcatagcagcTATTCGCCCAACAACATGTTTAATCACAATAATGATGGCTAACAATGAAACTGGAATAATACAA CCAATTTCAGAAATTAGCAAGCGTGTGAAATCCATAACAAGAAATGAGAAAGACGAGGTGAAACAGATACTACTGCATACTGATGCAGCCCAAGCTATTGGAAAAATTCCAGTCGACGTGCAAGAACTTGAGGTTGACTATCTTACTATTGTAGGCCATAAA tTTTATGGACCAAGAATTGGGGCTTTATATGTCAGAGGTCCCGGTAAAGACACTCCATTGCATCCGATGTTTTTTGGTGGTGGGCAAGAGAGAAACTTCAGACCAGG AACTGAAAATACAGGGATGATTGCCGGACTGGGCAag GCTGCAGAACTTGTTGTTAAACACCTACCATCATACCAAAATCATATGAGAGAAATTAGAGATTATTTAGAATCAAGGCTACAG GATGTGTTTGACGATAGAATACATTTTAATGGTCGATTTACTGGAAGTCACAGAATACCAAATACATGTAATGTGTCAATAAAAGGACCTAAGTTAAAAG GCTACAAGATTTTAGAATGTGTAAAACACTTGGAAGCTAGTGTTGGTGCAGCCTGCCATTCAGAAAACCGTTGCCA ACCATCACACATTCTGTTATCCATTGGCATACCATGGGACATAGCATCAACCGCATTGAGACTCAGTACTGGCCGTCATACAACTAAAGAAGATATTGATATTGTTATTGAAGATCTAAAACAAGCTGTTTCTCTACTAGAAG AGTCGATGTAA
- the LOC140045194 gene encoding uncharacterized protein — MGRKKELSDLGKGGKGKKAKKQGDPLLTGVFRDVVPKEDKKMGSRARKRMAKRKALASSILENSVKKKSKAVEDDELKSDGESDDNDVSDDETVDSLPDEDVEDEEEYSEENEEGSETDDDDDEDINEEVKGKGYSDDNKEWLKLAKKKQLPVDDDDEEDDDDDEEDDDEDDLPADEYGDMNLDSDSDDDSDETDIEKDDDDDDDLLPVEKASKKLEKKLKKQRKLAEAELQTSIAQTETYRLPSGQEIEKEAAQPPDITIIHQRIKEVMEVLGDFAKRREENVPRSEYIERLTADLCAYYSYNDYLMKKLIQLFPLSELVEFLEANEVQRPLTIRTNTLKTRRRDLAQALINRGVNLDPVGKWSKVGLVIYDSAVPIGATPEYLAGHYILQSASSFLPVMAMAPQDNERILDMCSAPGGKTTYIASLMKNTGMLFANDFNKERIKAVVGNLHRCGITNTVVSNYDGRSFPKVIGGFDRILLDAPCSGTGVIAKDTAVKTNKDEKDILRCSHLQKELILAAIDSIDAKSSTGGYLVYSTCSIMVEENECVVDYALQKRCVKLVNTGLEFGKDGFTRFRERKFHPTMNLTKRFYPHTHNMDGFYVAKLKKFSNKIPNTGNSNIIEGSVEKKKLEKGNQISNAEKKSEDGSNQKEVNGKKKKRPAERSEGTPSPKKKSKKNVDIEKKSKDKLNNSISNKTEVSKTPKSKGPWMVNGGSGKKQTPSKVSKVLSSNEKPGQSSPGSKGKGTVNGGFVKKHQNTPSKEKMMKVSSNKKESDTSSPGNESKKTVNGGSVKKQTPSKLKVTKVSSSKEVFQSTSPSGKAKTPKQVKTNEGKETVLESTKTPKGSKTPSGALSEKKKLKAQIKLLQAKRRASSIK; from the exons atgggTAGAAAAAAAGAACTTTCAGACCTTGGAAAGGGGGGTAAAGGCAAGAAAGCTAAAAAACAAGGAGATCCGCTTCTAACGGGTGTTTTTAGAG ATGTTGTTCCAAAAGAAGATAAAAAGATGGGCAGCCGGGCAAGGAAAAG aATGGCTAAAAGAAAAGCACTAGCTTCATCTATTCTTGAAAATAGCGTCAAAAAGAAAAGTAAAGCCGTAGAAGACGATGAGTTGAAAAGTGACGGAGAAAGTGATGACAACGATGTATCGGATGATGAAACAGTAGATTCGTTACCAGATGAGGATGTTGAAGATGAGGAGGAATACTCAGAAGAGAATGAAGAAGGATCGGaaactgatgatgatgatgatgaggacaTCAATGAAGAAGTTAAAG gaaaaGGTTACTCTGATGACAACAAAGAATGGCTAAAACTTGCGAAAAAGAAACAGCTCCCAGTagatgatgatgacgaagaagacgatgatgatgacgaagaAGACGATGATGAGGATGATCTA CCTGCTGACGAATACGGTGACATGAATCTAGATTCTGATTcagatgatgatagtgatgaaaCTGACAttgaaaaagatgatgatgacgatgatgatttGTTACCGGTTGAAAAAGCATCAAAGAAATTGGAAAAGAAATTGAAGAAACAAAG aaaacTTGCAGAAGCAGAACTTCAAACGAGTATAGCACAAACCGAAACTTATCGTCTACCAAGCGGACAAGAGATTGAAAAGGAAG CAGCTCAACCACCAGACATCACCATCATTCACCAGCGCATCAAAGAGGTTATGGAAGTTCTTGGAGATTTTGCAAAACGAAGAGAAGAAAATGT cCCAAGGTCAGAGTACATTGAGCGTTTAACAGCTGATCTCTGTGCCTACTACAGTTACAATGATTATCTGATGAAAAAGCTGATTCAGTTATTTCCGCTTTCAGAG ctTGTTGAATTCCTAGAAGCTAATGAGGTTCAACGACCTTTGACCATTAGAACcaatacattaaaaacaagGCGACGAGATCTAGCTCAG GCACTGATCAATAGAGGTGTAAACTTGGATCCAGTTGGAAAATGGTCAAAGGTCGGCCTGGTCATTTATGACTCAGCGGTTCCAATTG GCGCCACACCAGAGTACCTAGCTGGACATTACATACTTCAGAGTGCGTCAAGTTTTTTACCGGTCATGGCTATGGCCCCGCAAGATAATGAGAGAATACTAGACATGTGTTCAGCTCCTGGAGGAAAAACCACTTATATTG CCTCGTTGATGAAAAACACAGGAATGCTGTTTGCCAATGACTTCAATAAAGAGAGGATCAAGGCTGTTGTTGGTAATCTGCATCGGTGTGGCATCACCAACACGGTTGTCAGTAACTACGATGGCCGATCATTTCCAAAA GTTATTGGAGGTTTTGATAGAATCCTCCTTGATGCTCCATGCAGTGGTACCGGAGTCATTGCAAAAGATACAGCCGTCAAGACCAACAAGGACGAGAAAGACATCCTCCGATGTTCACATCTTCAGAAGGAGCTCATCCTGGCTGCCATAGATTCAATCGATGCCAAATCCAGTACAGGTGGATACCTTGTCTATTCCACCTGTTCAATTATG GTTGAAGAAAATGAGTGTGTAGTTGACTATGCATTACAAAAGAGATGCGTGAAGCTGGTCAACACTGGCTTAGAGTTCGGCAAAGACGGCTTCACCAG GTTTCGAGAGAGAAAATTTCATCCAACAATGAATTTAACTAAACGCTTTTATCCTCACACTCACAACATGGATGGATTCTACGTTGCCAAGTTGAagaaattttcaaacaaaataccaaATACAG GTAATTCTAATATCATAGAGGGTAGTGTGGAAAAAAAGAAGTTAGAAAAAGGAAATCAAATATCAAATGCAGAAAAGAAATCAGAAGATGGTAGTAACCAGAAGGAAGTCAatggaaagaagaaaaaaagacCGGCCGAAAGATCCGAGGGCACGCCATCACCGAAGAAAAAGAGCAAGAAAAACGttgatattgaaaaaaaaagtaaagacaaattaaataattcaatatcTAATAAGACAGAAGTTTCAAAAACACCTAAATCCAAAGGTCCTTGGATGGTTAATGGTGGCTctggaaaaaaacaaacaccATCAAAAGTCAGTAAGGTATTATCTAGCAACGAAAAACCAGGTCAAAGTTCACCTGGTAGCAAGGGTAAGGGAACGGTTAATGGTGGTTTCgtcaaaaaacatcaaaacacACCATCAAAAGAAAAGATGATGAAAGTTTCATCCAATAAAAAAGAATCTGATACAAGTTCCCCTGGTAACGAGAGTAAGAAAACAGTCAACGGTGGCTCCGTCAAAAAACAAACACCATCAAAATTGAAGGTTACAAAAGTGTCATCTAGTAAAGAAGTATTTCAATCAACTTCGCCAAGTGGGAAAGCTAAAACACCGAAACAAGTAAAAACCAATGAGGGAAAAGAAACCGTGTTAGAATCTACAAAAACACCAAAAGGCTCCAAGACACCCTCGGGGGCGTTAAGTGAAAAGAAAAAGTTAAAAGCTCAGATTAAGCTTTTACAAGCAAAACGAAGAGCATCCAGTATTAAATGA